Proteins co-encoded in one Haloarcula sp. DT43 genomic window:
- a CDS encoding MBL fold metallo-hydrolase, translating into MFTRVSIPTPFQVGAVNAYIARRTIVDPGPDSEEAWSRLVEALEARELAPGDIEQVLVTHPHPDHFGMANRFAEQGARVLASEPAADIMHDFAAQLHAEQSYFADFFERCGVSRETAETVTQLPEAFLPYAQSVDTDRALGPGDTVTVDDTELVVDSVQGHSAGEIIFSYDVQGRREALVGDNVLGDITPNPFLQLPDDSGMRPRVLPAFNDSLRWLREQGHDRFLTGHREPVESPQERIDAILDEHDRRTAEVADIVAGGATTPSDVMTALFGDLPATEYFAGMSEAVGHLDVLEVDGCVEKRSSGGVFVYESA; encoded by the coding sequence ATGTTCACGAGGGTGTCGATTCCGACGCCGTTCCAGGTCGGGGCTGTCAACGCCTACATCGCCAGACGAACCATCGTCGACCCGGGACCCGACAGCGAGGAAGCGTGGTCGCGCCTGGTCGAGGCGCTCGAAGCCCGCGAACTCGCACCGGGCGACATCGAGCAGGTGCTCGTGACACATCCCCATCCGGACCACTTCGGCATGGCGAACCGGTTCGCCGAGCAGGGCGCGCGCGTCCTCGCCAGCGAACCGGCGGCGGACATCATGCACGACTTCGCGGCGCAACTGCACGCCGAGCAGTCGTACTTCGCGGACTTCTTCGAGCGGTGTGGCGTCTCGCGCGAGACGGCCGAGACGGTCACGCAGTTGCCGGAGGCGTTCCTGCCCTACGCCCAGAGCGTCGACACCGACCGCGCGCTGGGTCCCGGTGACACCGTCACCGTCGACGACACCGAACTCGTCGTCGACAGCGTGCAGGGCCACTCCGCCGGCGAGATTATCTTCTCGTACGACGTCCAGGGCCGGCGGGAGGCGCTCGTCGGCGACAACGTGCTCGGCGACATCACGCCGAACCCGTTCCTCCAGCTCCCCGACGACAGCGGGATGCGTCCGCGGGTGTTGCCGGCGTTCAACGACTCCCTGCGGTGGCTCCGCGAGCAGGGTCACGACCGCTTTCTCACCGGCCACCGCGAGCCGGTCGAGTCCCCACAGGAACGCATCGACGCGATTCTCGACGAACACGACCGGCGCACTGCGGAGGTCGCCGACATCGTCGCCGGTGGCGCGACGACGCCAAGCGACGTGATGACGGCGCTGTTCGGCGACCTGCCGGCCACCGAGTACTTCGCCGGGATGAGCGAGGCCGTCGGGCACCTGGACGTGCTCGAAGTCGACGGTTGCGTCGAAAAACGGTCAAGCGGCGGCGTGTTCGTCTACGAGTCGGCGTAG
- a CDS encoding complex I subunit 4 family protein has protein sequence MWVAALLLVTLLGTGLVFLSPDRYAGKLAAGISAIPAVGSLYMYWVYLTQYGGTGNALLSPADIAFGQQIPWLTLGELQVSYYVGLDGISMPLLALTTVLTTLAIVSAWTPIDERQSQFYGLMLFMEVSLIGVFSALDFFLWFVFWEGVLIPMYLLIGVWGGPRRKYAAIKFFVYTNVASLIMFAGLFALVFSTDLTSLSLPAMAEAFRTASGLPTIAGVNLMTISFILMFFGFAVKVPVFPLHTWLPDAHVEAPTPVSVMLAGVLLKMGTYALLRFNFTMLADTARALAVPLAIVGVVSVIYGAMLALAQRDLKRIVAYSSISSMGYVILGLVAFTPYGMGGATFQMIAHGLISGLMFMTVGVIYNTTHTRMVGDMSGLADRMPWTVGIFVAAAFGYMGLPLMAGFAGEYFIFQGSFDAPTLGGAAPVLTSLAMFGIVIVAGYLLWAMQRTLFGTFSLETDYEVSPAAFHDVAPLAVLLLLVIALGVAPDLSFAMIQDSISPVLDIGGGA, from the coding sequence ATGTGGGTCGCCGCACTCCTGCTCGTGACCCTGCTGGGAACCGGGCTCGTGTTCCTCTCGCCCGACCGGTACGCCGGGAAGCTCGCGGCCGGCATCAGCGCGATTCCGGCCGTCGGCAGCCTCTACATGTACTGGGTGTACCTCACGCAGTACGGCGGCACGGGCAACGCCCTGCTGTCGCCGGCCGACATCGCGTTCGGCCAGCAGATTCCCTGGCTCACGCTGGGTGAACTGCAGGTGTCGTACTACGTCGGCCTCGACGGCATCAGCATGCCGCTGCTCGCGCTGACGACGGTTCTGACGACGCTCGCCATCGTCTCGGCGTGGACGCCCATCGACGAGCGCCAGTCCCAGTTCTACGGGCTAATGCTGTTCATGGAGGTGAGCCTCATCGGCGTGTTCTCGGCGCTCGACTTCTTCCTGTGGTTCGTCTTCTGGGAGGGCGTGCTCATCCCGATGTACCTGCTCATCGGCGTCTGGGGCGGCCCGCGTCGGAAGTACGCCGCCATCAAGTTCTTCGTGTACACGAACGTGGCGTCGCTGATAATGTTCGCGGGCCTATTCGCGCTCGTGTTCAGCACCGACCTCACGTCGCTGTCCCTGCCCGCGATGGCCGAGGCGTTCCGGACCGCCAGCGGCCTGCCGACCATCGCCGGCGTCAACCTGATGACCATCTCCTTTATCCTGATGTTCTTCGGGTTCGCGGTGAAGGTGCCAGTCTTCCCGCTGCACACGTGGCTGCCCGACGCACACGTCGAGGCCCCGACGCCGGTGTCGGTCATGCTGGCCGGCGTCCTCCTGAAGATGGGGACCTACGCGCTGCTGCGGTTCAACTTCACGATGCTCGCGGACACGGCGCGGGCGCTCGCGGTGCCGCTGGCCATCGTCGGTGTCGTCAGCGTCATCTACGGCGCGATGCTCGCGCTGGCCCAGCGTGACCTCAAGCGCATCGTCGCCTACTCCTCCATCTCGTCGATGGGGTACGTCATCCTGGGGCTGGTCGCGTTCACGCCCTACGGCATGGGCGGGGCGACCTTCCAGATGATAGCACACGGCCTCATCTCGGGGCTGATGTTCATGACCGTCGGCGTCATCTACAACACGACGCACACGCGGATGGTCGGCGACATGTCCGGCCTCGCGGACCGCATGCCCTGGACGGTCGGCATCTTCGTTGCCGCCGCCTTCGGCTACATGGGCCTGCCGCTGATGGCCGGCTTCGCCGGGGAGTACTTCATCTTCCAGGGCTCGTTCGACGCGCCGACGCTCGGCGGGGCCGCGCCGGTGCTGACCTCGCTTGCGATGTTCGGCATCGTCATCGTCGCCGGCTACCTGCTGTGGGCCATGCAGCGCACGCTGTTCGGGACCTTCAGCCTGGAGACCGACTACGAGGTCAGCCCGGCCGCGTTCCACGACGTCGCGCCGCTTGCCGTGTTGCTCCTGCTGGTCATCGCACTCGGCGTCGCGCCGGACCTCTCCTTCGCCATGATACAGGACTCGATTTCACCGGTTCTCGATATCGGAGGTGGTGCATAG
- a CDS encoding NADH-quinone oxidoreductase subunit N, translating into MVALPDWMALAPALSLGLAALALLLSDSVNPDTTNTKALAGISVVGSLLSFGFAGWFITAGTGMVNDTGVALFNNQLVVDQMALFFMAIVGSVTTLVVLASYDYVAEHSYQAEFFALVLLSATGMSLLSAANGLASAFVALELVSLPSYALVAFLKENKGSVEAGLKYFLIGAVSSAVLAYGISLVYAATGVLRFDGVATAISSGTVQTIVDGSVQAQSGEPTVPMAVLGVGILMIIGGVAFKTASVPFHFWAPDAYEGAPAPISAFLSSASKAAGFVLAFRVFAVAFPIGDLLAAGGAINWVMAFQILAIATMFIGNFAAATQETVKRMLAYSSVGHAGYVLIGLAAVSGSGEGLSLSLSAGMSHLLVYGFMNTGAFLFIALAEYWGVGRRFEDYNGLGREAPVACAAMTVFLFSLAGLPIGGGFFSKFYLFSATLNVGAWSLAAALIINSALSLFYYSRVVKAMWIEEPTGNRTIESYPMGLYTAVVGAAIVTVLLVPGFNRVSEIAFQAAQLL; encoded by the coding sequence ATGGTCGCACTTCCCGACTGGATGGCGCTGGCCCCGGCGCTCTCGCTGGGTCTCGCCGCCCTGGCGTTGCTCCTGTCTGACTCGGTCAACCCGGACACGACGAACACGAAGGCGCTGGCCGGTATCTCGGTCGTCGGCTCCCTGCTCTCCTTCGGGTTCGCCGGCTGGTTCATCACCGCCGGGACCGGGATGGTCAACGACACCGGCGTCGCGCTGTTCAACAACCAGCTCGTCGTCGACCAGATGGCCCTGTTCTTCATGGCGATCGTCGGCAGCGTCACGACGCTGGTCGTGCTCGCGAGCTACGATTACGTCGCCGAACACAGCTACCAGGCCGAGTTCTTCGCGCTGGTGCTGCTGTCGGCGACCGGGATGAGCCTCCTGAGCGCGGCCAACGGCCTGGCGTCGGCCTTCGTCGCGCTGGAACTGGTGTCGCTGCCGTCCTACGCGCTGGTCGCCTTCCTCAAGGAGAACAAGGGCAGCGTCGAGGCCGGGCTGAAGTACTTCCTCATCGGCGCGGTGTCGTCTGCGGTGCTGGCCTACGGCATCTCGCTGGTGTACGCCGCGACGGGCGTCCTCCGGTTCGACGGCGTCGCGACGGCCATTTCGAGCGGAACCGTCCAGACCATCGTCGACGGGTCGGTCCAGGCCCAGTCCGGTGAGCCGACCGTCCCGATGGCCGTCCTCGGGGTCGGCATCCTGATGATAATCGGCGGCGTCGCGTTCAAGACCGCCTCCGTGCCGTTCCACTTCTGGGCACCCGATGCCTACGAGGGCGCGCCGGCACCGATTTCGGCGTTCCTCTCCTCGGCGTCGAAGGCCGCCGGCTTCGTGCTGGCGTTCCGCGTCTTCGCCGTCGCCTTCCCCATCGGTGACCTGCTTGCGGCCGGTGGCGCGATAAACTGGGTGATGGCGTTCCAGATACTGGCCATCGCGACGATGTTCATCGGGAACTTCGCCGCCGCGACCCAGGAGACGGTCAAGCGGATGCTGGCCTACTCCAGCGTCGGCCACGCCGGCTACGTCCTCATCGGCCTCGCCGCCGTCTCCGGCTCCGGCGAGGGGCTGAGCCTCAGCCTGAGCGCCGGGATGTCCCACCTGCTCGTCTACGGCTTCATGAACACGGGCGCGTTCCTGTTCATCGCGCTGGCCGAGTACTGGGGCGTCGGCCGCCGCTTCGAGGACTACAACGGCCTGGGCAGGGAAGCGCCGGTCGCCTGCGCGGCGATGACGGTGTTCCTGTTCAGCCTCGCAGGCCTGCCCATCGGCGGCGGGTTCTTCTCGAAGTTCTACCTGTTCTCGGCGACGCTCAACGTCGGCGCGTGGTCGCTGGCCGCCGCGCTCATCATCAACAGCGCGCTCAGCCTGTTCTACTACTCCCGCGTCGTCAAGGCGATGTGGATAGAGGAGCCGACGGGCAACCGGACCATCGAGTCGTACCCGATGGGGCTGTACACCGCCGTGGTGGGGGCCGCCATCGTGACGGTGCTGCTCGTCCCCGGTTTCAACCGCGTCTCCGAAATCGCGTTCCAGGCCGCGCAGTTGCTGTAA